The sequence below is a genomic window from bacterium 336/3.
AGCTTCTAACAGATTTTTAAGAGCCTCATCATATTTTTTCATTTCTTTTTCTATGGAAGCTACATTCATCAAACTCAAAGCTATTCCATGTTCGTTATTCATTTCTCTATCAAAACTCAAAGCTAATTTATAATTCTCTAAAGATTTATCAAAAAAACCTTGCTCCCAATGCATATAACCAATATTGGTATAATTATTTGCCAAAAGTTTCAGATTCTTTCCAGCATTACCAATTTTGGTTGCTTCATCATAATATTCCCAAGCCTTTTTATAATCTTGTTTAATGGCATACAAATTCCCTAAATTAGAATAAGATACTCCCATTGCTTGTACATCTTTAAGTTCTTTTTTGAGCTCTAAAGCTTTTCTTGTATATTCTATTGCTTTATCATAGTCCTGACTTTGTTCATAAATAGCTCCTATATTATTGTAGGCTTTAGCTATTGATTTCTTATCATCTATACTCTCATAAATCCGAAGAGCTTCTATATTTTTTTCTAAACCTTTTGCAAAATTCCCTTGCTGAATATCTATAGAACCAATATTGGTAAGGATAGTAGCTTCTAGCTTTTTATTTTTACTTTTTTTAGCAATTTCTAATCCTTTCTCATAACTCTCTAAGGATTTTCCATAATTGCCTATGATAGATAAAGAAATGCCTAAACTATTATAAGCTTCTAATTGTAAGTGTAATAAATCTAAATCTTTACTTAAATCAAGAGCTTTTTGGTCATATTCTATTGCTTTTTGTGGGTTACTATTTTTCAATGATCCACTCAGTTTTAAATAATTTTTGATACAGTTAGAATCTTGTTTACAATTATTCAGCTCCTGTCGTAAACTATCCACAATTTGAGCCTGACACGCCAAAAATGGAAGTATTGAGATGAGTAAAATAAGTTTATGGTGTAATTTCATTGAAATAAGCTTTTCAACAAAAATACAAAATCAGAGAGAGGGAAAAAGTGATAAGAAGTTTTTTTTAGAAAATAATATCTAATTGTTGTGTTTCAGGCTTTACAGCCCCTAAATACTGAATATTTTGTTGGCTACTAACCACATATATATTTTCGCCTTCTGTTACTTTAATTTTAAGTTGATATTTTGCCAAAAGATAATACACGTCGATAGCTCCAACATACACCCAACAATCCATTAAGCTCTTATTTTTAAGCATTACAGAAATATATTGCATCGTTTTATTTTTATATCAAGAGGATGTTAAAGCATCCTCTTGATAATTTTTTTATTGTTTTACAGTATTTGCTGTTACAAATTCTCCTACTATTTGGTATTTACCATCTTCTGTTTTATACTCAAAAGTTCCACAGATTTTGGTAGTACTAATTGCTTTCAAAAATGCTTTTCCATTCAACAGGACTGCTTTTTGAGAGAGATACAAAGTAGTGTTTGTACTAAAACCTTCATTAGCATCTTTACCATACTGCCCTAATTCAGCAGCAACGATTTTATTATTACCTTTCTCGTCCTTTTTGAAGCGATTAAAGCTAAAATCAAAGCGTATTTGATCAGTTGGCATTTTTTTTACATCACAATTAAAGGCAAAATATTTGGCTTTATCCAATTCAAAATTAGTAATAGTTACATATTGTACAGCCCCCCAATTCTGAGCAAAAATTTGATTCATTTTATCTAATTTTGCATCTTTACCATCTATTACAAGTTTTGTAATTTTTGTTTCTGTAGCTTCACATTTCAGTTCAGCATCAGGAATAGCCAAAAGTTCCATTCGGTCTGGAGTTGGTTCATTTTTCTTTTCCTCTGTTTTTGCTTCTATTTTTGTAGTGTCTGTTTTGCCTTCAGCTTGTTTTTTATCCTCTTTTTTTCCACAAGCGAATGCTCCTATAAGTAATGCCAAAACAATAGATATTTGAGTTATTTTCATTTTAGTAATATTTAGATTTAATAAATTGTTAGAAACTTTATATATTTTAGTACAAAAACAGTTTTTGTTATTATTTCAAAGCTACAGAAAAAGAGCCTTTTACAGTTGTTTTACCATCTTTGCTTATTACATCTATCGTCCCACAAACTTTTTCTTCACTTAAATAAGTGATTTCAGCTTTGCCAGTAGGTAAATTGAGAGCATACCTTTTGTCTTTGGTACTGTAACTAGCTATCAAAGCATCTGATTTCCCGAAACCTTCCGATGAAATATCATAGCTTTGAGCTGCAATCGTAGAACCACCTTTTCCACTAAAATTGATAATCAAACTCACTTCACCTTCTTTTTTGGGTTCACCAACATAGCTTCCTTCTTTGGGATAATTGGATAAAGTGAGTATCAAAGCTGGATATTTTACTTTATCAGACTCCATCATGTTTTTATAGATTTGGATACCTTTTACTTCAAAATTATCCATTTTGAAATCACCTTCGCCTGTAAGAGTAATTTTGGTTTCGGCACAAGATTCGGCTTTGCCAGATTCATTGTTTTTTGAAGCCTCTTCTTTTGTTGTAGTGTTGTTATCTAATCTATTTTCGGTATTTTCTTTTTTTTCACCACCTCCACAAGCAGAGAAACCCAAAAGCACACTAAACATCAAAACATTTAAAATATTTTTTTTCATTGTTTTAAAATTTTAAGATTAAAAATTATAGAAGTTGATAATGAATAATTTTAATACCACCAGTAAATGGGTATATTCTGATTTCCCTGTACAGAAGCAATCAATACACGCCCATTGATGCTTACTTTAGCTCCCACAGGTATATTATGTGTTACTGTTCTGGTTGTATTGGGGCGTAGACGAACGGTATGGCTTCCTGCTTCTTTTCCAGCTCCTCCATCAGACCAAATGACATCAATAGAAGCAGGCTTATTTCTTGATGCATCCATAGAAAACGTTATACTTGCCTTAGCTCCTTTATAAGCAGCCATATAGCCATCAGGGGAGCGTTTCGCTGTCTGATAACGTTCTCTGTCTCTTGGCGACATATTTTTAAGCATCTCAGCTTCTTTAGCTTCGCTAATAGTTTGTCCTGCAATACTTTCATATCCCCAATATTCATTCGATAATTTATATTCAGACATTAAATTATAAGCATTCTGATAACGTTCACGAGTTTCATCATCCATTGTAAAGGCATAAAGGCCTTTCATATTACTGATTTTAGCAAAATCACTACCTTTGAGTTTTGCTGTAATAGCAATCAAAATTTCCACTTTATGTTGTCCATTTTCAGCTTTTTGTAGCATCTCTACAATTTCCCAAGGCATATTATAAGCCAATGCTGTCTGATAAGCTTTTTGCTCTTCCATAGGGTTCGGAAATTTTTCGTTTTTACGATATTTATCTAAAATATTTTCGTAAAACGCTTTATCAGGTACTATTGGAAAGAGTATTTCATCTTTATCATAAGCCATTTTAAATTGTGTCATTTTAGAAAGTTTCAAATCACTTTCTGTTTCAGCACCATCATCTAATTTTGCATATATTTTCACTCTATAATACTGTAATCCACTATAATCCGCCTGTGGTAAATATTCTGTGATTTTCTTTGCTAATTTGAGGCGTGCATATATAAAATCTTTTCCTCCAAATTCTATTTTATCTTCCACAGGTTTTTCAAAATCGTTAGTAAATGTCAGATAATTGGGTATTTCTTGTGGATTAATAGACTTTCCATCTTCATACTTATCAATCTTCACTTTATTTTCTTTTTCTAAACCTGCTCTTTGTTTTTTTACTTCGTCCAAAACACTTGTTTTTACTTCTAATTTCTGATTATCAGATACTTTAGTAGTATTTGCTTTTTCAGTAGATTTTGTTTCTACCTTTTTAGGTTCTTCTTTTTTCTTTCCTAAACCAATTTTGTCTTTCGCTTTTCCTAAATTGATTTGAGCTACTGTTTTGTTTGCTCCACATAACAAAACTAAAAGCAACAGTAATTTAAAGTTTGATTTCATATCTTTTCGATTTTTTGATTGATGAAACAAACATAGATGCCTTGAAAAAAATATCAAAAAAATGAGGGTGGACAAGCGGGGGACAAATTGTAAAATACTCACTTACAACACTTTATTTCATTGTTTTTAGAATAATAATCCTTAAAAAAATTCAATGTGTTAAGTTTTTTAGTATCTTCGAATTATTTTTATAACATCTTTCGATAGCTACTCGTAAAACCTTTTAAAAACTCAATGCATTTCCGTTTCATTATTCTTTTATCTTGGATTTTTTCTATACAAAATAGTTTTGCTCAAATCCGTTTTGCTCAAATTCCAGCAGATACAGTCTATGATTATAAAATTGAGAATAATGATACAACCAAACGTATCCCTATTACTCGTAACCTGTATATTTATGATAAAATTGGACACATCAGAGAAATTTTAACTGAAAAAAAACAAGATAATACATGGAAATATACCACCAGAATCCTATTTAGTTACAACGCTATCAATCGTTTACAAAGCTACAAGAAAGAAATTTGGGATAGTGTTGGTAGGGATTGGTTGAAATACAGTCGTAGAACTTTCGCTTATAATGTTAGATACCTGCCTATCAATTATATAGATGAAATTTGGGATAATCAAAATAATAGTTATCAAAAAATTACCAAAGTCAATTTTGATTATATTTTAGACAATAGAGTTTTTGAAGCCAATTATAAAATATACAAAAACAATGTATGGATTGATTCTTTACGTCAAAATATAGCTTATGATACTTTAAAAAGGATTGTAGGTTTTGAGCAGAAAAAAGCAATTAAAGATGGCTGGAAAATAGATTATGTCTTGGAATATAAATTTCAGCAAAATAAATTTTTTGAAACAATCATTAAAAGTCAAAAAGCCATGAGAAGTTTTGAAATCTTAGGAAAGATTTCTTACTTATATAATAATAAAGGCGAGTATATTGGAGAGAAAAAATATAAATATGACCTTTACAAGCAAAAATATAATGAACAAGAAGGTATTAAACTAAATTATAATACCAAAAAGAAGTATTGGTCATATACTCCTTATCAATTAGAACAGGGAAAAACTATTATCAAAAATCAGAAAATTATTTATCCAACTTCCGTAAAGACTCAAAACCCTCTTCAAGATTTTCATTTTGAACTCATTGACATAAAATAAAAAAGAGGCTTTTGCCTCTTTTTTATTTATCAGAAAAGTATTTGTACTGTTCTATGTGCACAAAAATTAAAAGTTATGAATGTTGTGGTTGCTATTCATTAATTTTTCTTTTACAGAACTGAGTCCAAGTTTCGTTACTTGGGTGAGAATAAATTAATGGATTTTTACCATAGTAAGTAACATTCTTAACTCCTACTGCATCAGCTCTTTTTTTCAACTCTCTTGCATGAAAAGCATGGTGAGAAGGTATATCTGGATTGTAAGGATTATAAGGGTTCACAACATCTCTAAGAGTATTATTTATCCAAATTTCAGGATCATCAGCACTCATTAAAGATAACATATCAACATCAGCTCTATAAGCATCAATAGCAGCTGATTCGTATTGAGCTGTTGAGGATACTCCATATATCTTTTGAATATTGCCTGTTTCGTTAGCCAATATTGATGACCAAGTTAAGCTATAATCAATAAAAACATTATTTACCCAACGGTCTTCAATATTGTAACTTGATTGAGTTTCTCTTGCTACTACACCTTTTACTCTGCTCGATTCTCTTAAAACTGGGTCGCTATTTTGGGAATCTGCAAAGTCATTATTAAATGCTATCCAAAGAGAAGTGCCAGCACCTGCTGAATTACCTGCTAAAATTATTTTATTTTTGTCAATGTTAAAATCACTTGCTCGATTTCTGATATATTGCAAAGCCCTCCTTACATCAGCCATAGGTTTTTTAACGCCTTCTGTTTCTCCTGTATTGTTTAGATACGTATAACGAATAGTAGCAAAAGCAATGTTATTTTGTAGAAAGTACCTAATGTCTGTTGGAAAATCCCAAGCCCCGCCTGACTGAACAGTATATACAAAATCTTTGTCGCCACTCGTAAATCCACCACCATGCACATATATTACCAAGCCTGTGGGTGTGTTAGAGTTAGGCAACCAAATATCAAATTGTGTCCTTTCTTTGCTGTCATAAGCAATGTCTTTTGCAAACTTTGCATTAATCCCTTGCAAGTCAACTGGCGAATCTGAAAAAGTGATGTTTGAATTTGAGGGTACTAGGTTATTATCGTTTTTTTTACAGCTAAATATAGCCAAAATTAAAACTAAAAAAGTAATGGGTATTTCTTGGAATTTTTGCATATTATCTTATGTTTCTATATCAAAAATTAGGTCTGACAGTAGTCAGACCTAAAGAAAATGCTAGATAAGTTCTATTTTATTTTTCATAATTATCTTGGACTTCTACCTCCACTTCTACCACCAGAAGAGCCTGAAGAAGAACCTGATGAAGAGCTTCTGCCAGAACTTGATGAACTTGAGCTTCTTCCTGAATTTGAAGAACCAGAACTCCAACTACTATTTGAGTTATTTCTTCCTGAACCTACACTACTATTGTTGTTATTATTAGAGTTGTTTCTATCAGTAGTAACTCTTGTATTACGTTCTCCTCTTCCTGAATTATTAGAGTTATAAGAGTCTGTACTTGTACTATTTTTTGTTCTACCTACATGAACTTCATTGCTTTGTGTAGCATTGTAAGAGTTAGTTGTGGCATTTCGTGTTCTACCACCTGTTGTATTGACTGTTCTGCCACCATTATTAGGATCAGGGTTTGTATTGCCATTTTGTAATCTTGGATTTGGGGTATTTCTCACCAAAGAGCTTCCTCTTCCTGCTGATGTTCTAGGACCAACTTGAATTTTAGTAGGTCTAGTGTTATCAGGATTCCATGAGTTACCCCAGCCATTATTCCAATTATTTCCCCAACCATTATTCCAACTATTTCCCCAACCATTATTCCAACTATTTCCCCAACCATTATTCCAACTATTTCCCCACATACCTCCTACAACCCAACCATTATTCCAGCTATTACCCCAACCGTTATTCCATGAGTTACCCCAGCCATTATTCCAACTGTTTCCCCAACCATTATTCCAGCCACCTCCCCAAGAATTACAGTTCCAACAATTATTCCAATTGTTATTATTATTCCATCCATTATTTCCCCAACCATTATTCCAAGAATTATAGTTATTCCAATTGGCATTTTGGTTGTTTAAAGGATAATAGTTGGAAGGTGTAGTAGAGTTATTATTTCCTACAGGATAATCTACTGCATCAGGATTTGCATAATTGTTAATAGGCTTTTGGTCATACTCGCTGCTATAAGCATCTGTAGTAAGGCCATTACTCTCTAAAATAGCTTGTTCCTTTTTTATTTCTATTTGTTTTCTGCTCACAGTTGATGTAAAATATACATCATCATTATCATTGTTTTGAGCCAATTGTCTGCCTGATGTACAAGCTCCTAGACCTGCAACAAGCAATAATAAATATATTCGGTTCGATTTCATATACTTTCTATTTTAGAGCCATTGTTATAATGATAAACAAATATTGAACCAAATATGTTCTTGATACTGTTTATTTTATAGTTTAATATACAAGAATAGTCCCTATAAATCTACAAAATTTATAGGGACTATTTTATTTTAAATTCTTATTGTTATTTTTTAGCCAACACAGAGAGTGTATCAAGTGTTTTATCGTGTGGTAACATTTCCTCTTTTTCCAATGCTATCATTTCATTCTCATGTGGTAAGTTTGAATGAGGAGTCATTGAATAAGGAACATTTTGAGGGATAAAATCTGTAAATCCATCTTTCTCACAATTAGGTTTACTATAGTCGTAAGTCCAGCGATAAACAAAAGGAATTTGTCCTTCCCAGTTACCATGACCAGCGTTTATAGGTGCTGTCCACTCTAATGCAGTAGAATTCCAAGGATTTTGGGTTGCCTTTCTACCTCTAAAAATAGAATAAAAGAAGTTAAATCCAAAGATTAACTGAGCTCCAAAAGTTACTGCTGCTGCAATACTAATGAAAGAGTTTAAGTTCAAATATACTTCATCACGGAATGCTGCATAAGCAGAAAATTCATAATATCTTCTTGGGAAACCTGCTATACCAATAAAGTGCATAGGGAAGAATACCAAATAAACACCCATAAAAGTCATCCAAAAGTGAATATAACCTAATTTTTCATCCATCATTCTACCAAACATCTTAGGGAACCAATGATAAATACCAGCAACCATACCAAAGAATGATGCAGAACCCATTACCAAGTGGAAGTGAGCTACTACATAATAGGTATCGTGTAAATAGATATCTAAAGCATTGTTTCCTAGAATAATACCTGTTACACCACCAGAAATAAATAATGATACAAGACCAATAGAGAAAAGCATCGCAGGTGTGTATCGGATATTACCACGCCATAATGTAGTAATATAGTTAAATGCTTTTACTGCTGAAGGAACTGCAATGATCAAAGTTAAGAACATGAAAATACTTCCCAAAAATGGATCCATACCTGTTACAAACATATGGTGAGCCCAAACTATAAAAGAAAGAATTGCAATCCCTAAAATTGAACCAATCATAGCTTTATAACCAAAAATAGGTTTACGAGCATTGGTAGCAATAATTTCAGATGTAATACCTAAAGCTGGTAAAAGTACAATATATACTTCAGGGTGTCCTAAGAACCAGAATAAATGTTGGAATAGAATGGCACTACCACCTGTATGGTCAAGAGCTTGTCCACCAATAAAGATATCAGAAAGGTAAAAACTTGTACCCAAACTTCTATCAAACACTAGCAATAATGCTGCTGAGAACAATACAGGGAAAGATAATAAACCTATAACTGCTGTAATAAAGAAAGCCCAAATAGTTAGTGGCAGACGAGAAAATGTCATACCTTTTGTTCTTAAATTAATTACAGTCGTGATATAATTGATACCTCCTAAAAGTGATGATACAATAAATAGTGTCATTGCTACGAGCCAGTACGTCATACCCGAACCTGAACCCTTAAGAGCTTGTGGTAAGGCACTTAATGGTGGATATACAACCCAACCACCTGCTGCAGGTCCTCCATCGAGGAAGAATGAAGCAAGCATAATCATACTTGATGCAAAGAAGAACCAATAAGAAAGCATATTCATAAATCCTGATGCCATATCTCTTGCTCCAATTTGCAAAGGTATTAAAAAGTTAGAAAATGTTCCACTCAAGCCTGCTGTCAATACAAAGAATACCATAATTGTTCCATGCATGGTTACCATAGCTAGGTAAAACTCAGGATCTAACTGCCCTGTACCATTATCTTGTATAGCTACCCATTTACCTAAAAGAGGTTTTAGCCAAGAATAATCCATATCAGGGAAACCTAATTTCAAACGAAACAGAATGGAAAGCAACCCACCAACAAATGCCCACAGAATACCTGTAATAAGGAACTGCTTGGCGATCATTTTGTGGTCAGTAGAAAAAATGTACTTGGTAATGAAGGTGTCATGGTGTTCATGATGTTCTTCATGAGCGTGTACATCGTGTGCATGAGCAACGTCTGATGCCATATTGATAGTTTTTATAAATTTAAAACTGAAAAATA
It includes:
- a CDS encoding cytochrome C oxidase, which produces MASDVAHAHDVHAHEEHHEHHDTFITKYIFSTDHKMIAKQFLITGILWAFVGGLLSILFRLKLGFPDMDYSWLKPLLGKWVAIQDNGTGQLDPEFYLAMVTMHGTIMVFFVLTAGLSGTFSNFLIPLQIGARDMASGFMNMLSYWFFFASSMIMLASFFLDGGPAAGGWVVYPPLSALPQALKGSGSGMTYWLVAMTLFIVSSLLGGINYITTVINLRTKGMTFSRLPLTIWAFFITAVIGLLSFPVLFSAALLLVFDRSLGTSFYLSDIFIGGQALDHTGGSAILFQHLFWFLGHPEVYIVLLPALGITSEIIATNARKPIFGYKAMIGSILGIAILSFIVWAHHMFVTGMDPFLGSIFMFLTLIIAVPSAVKAFNYITTLWRGNIRYTPAMLFSIGLVSLFISGGVTGIILGNNALDIYLHDTYYVVAHFHLVMGSASFFGMVAGIYHWFPKMFGRMMDEKLGYIHFWMTFMGVYLVFFPMHFIGIAGFPRRYYEFSAYAAFRDEVYLNLNSFISIAAAVTFGAQLIFGFNFFYSIFRGRKATQNPWNSTALEWTAPINAGHGNWEGQIPFVYRWTYDYSKPNCEKDGFTDFIPQNVPYSMTPHSNLPHENEMIALEKEEMLPHDKTLDTLSVLAKK